TGGGCGATGCAGCCGCGGACGGACGAGGACTAAAAAGACGGTTGAGGTTATTCTTTAGCTGCTCTGTTCCGGGGAAGGACAAGAGCAGCAGAATTAGAATAAGAAAAAGAGAAAAGCCATTTACTGGCACCGGTGTACCTGGTGCCCTTTGACCTTCCTTGGATTTGACCACGGTAATACCTCCTAACCTCTTCTCCAAGCGGCATCATCAGATGTTCTGGGCGGTATTCTCTTATCAATGTATGAAGGGGTAAGGGGAAGGGAATGAGGTTAGGCTCCTATTTGACCGAGCAGGAAGGCAGCGTGGGATGGTAGTAGTGGGGTGGTAATATCTTGGCTAGGTGCAAAGTAAGGGTACCGATCCTAATTCTTTCGGCTCTTTTTTTATTTCTAATTGGACAAGCAGAGGTTGCAGCACAGGAGAAAATTACCTGGTGGCATTGGAATTCATCGCAGTATATGCAGCAGCTAACCCCCCTGATTCAAGAGTTTGAGGAGCGCTGGTCCTGTCAGGTGGTTGCCCTGGAGATGCCTTGGGTGGAGATTCGAAATCGCTTGGAACGGGCAGCCTTGACCCAAGACCTTGATAGTTTGCCTGACGTAATCTCCATCAGTTCCCAGTGGTTCAGCCAAGTAGCTCCCTTGGGAATCCTGCTGGACTTGACGGACTATTGGAAGGGTGAGGGGGAGCCCTATCGGGATGTATTTCCCGGGGCCTTTGAGTTGTGGCAGGATATCGATGGAGCGCTCCTTGCCTATCCCTTTGACCTGGACATTCAGGCTCTGTTGTATAATCAAGAGCTCTTTGAGGCAGCGGGAGTGGCCCTTCCCACCGAAGACTGGATGTGGGACGATTTGTTAGAGGCAGCGGTGAAGTTAACGGTCCCTGCCCCGGGGTCGTCACAGCCTTCCCAGTATGGGTTCACCAACTGGTACTTCAATTGGGCCACCTTGGTGTGGGCCAACGGAGGCAGTCTAGTGGGGACCAATGGGGCTTTGCTGTTGTCCCAACCCCAGACCAAGGGGGCCTTGGAGTTTTATCGGCAGTTTTGGTCGGGACCGGTGAAGGTGGTGGCCGATGAAGAGGCGGCTTTGGCTGCCAATTTGCGCTATCCTCCACAACTATGGCAAAGGGGTCAGGTGGCAATGATGCCTGCGGGATCCTGGGCTCCCAAGATGTGGACCTGGAACTCCAAGGAAGAGGAGTACCTCTTTGACTTTGGAGTCGCTCACTTCCCCGCCAGTCCCATCGGGCGCAGGGCAGTGGAGGCCAGCGGCCAAGGGGTAGCCATCATCGCCGGCTCCAAAAACGTGAGCCTGTCCCTGCGCTTCCTCGAGTTCTTGTTGGAAGAGGACGTGCAGCGGTTGATTGCCAGTGTCTTCAATCAGTTTCCTGTTCGCTATTCCGTTGCCTTTTCCCCCGCGTTTTTAGAGAGCAGTGATGGGGTAAATAAACAGATCTTTGCTGAGGCAGCGCAGTATGCTCGGCCGATGCCCAGAACCCGGAATTGGCATGAGCTCTGGCCCATTGTGCAAAGGCATGTCTCCCGTTACCTGCGGGGCCAGGTGGAATATGAACCGATGCTGGAGAACTTGGCTAGGGAAGTGCAGGTGCTGGAGCAGAAGCGGTAGCTTAATGACAGAAGTTATCATTAACAAATGTCTTACACAGTCTTTACACCCTGTCAATTGAGCAATTGCCCCCCTCCTTTTATACTGAAGGTGCCCGATGGCAATAGCAGTGAAGAGTGGGGGGTAATGGGCATGTGGTCATTGTTTTCCAGACAAAAACCTCTCCGTTCCTTTGAAGAAGAGCGACCAAAACATAGAGCGATTAATCTGCGCCGTATCGGCGTCACTCCCATCGAGGTCGATAAGATAGTCGGCAGCGTCGATCGGTATCAGGATTTTGATGTCAACTTTCAATGGCGGTGGCGTAGGCCCGATGACCGCTCCAAGCGGATTGAGGCGGCGATGATGCGGGGCGAAATCCTACCGCCCATCGAGGTATACGAACTAAAGGACGAGTATTTTGTTCTCGACGGTCACCATCGAGTCGGAGCAGCTAAGAAGTTGGGCCAGGCCTTCATCGATGCCGACGTTCATCGGATAATATCTTAGATTTGAAGTGCAGATTAGGCTAGAGGCACAATAAGAAACGGGTGTTGGCAAGTTTTCCTTGCCAACACCCGTTTCTTATTGCTGGTTATTTACCGAAAGATTAGTCGTCATGTTCTGGAAGGTTGGGGCTGGTATGGGTGGGAGTATAGTCAATGATCCAGTTCCCGATGTTTGATGCGTGGTCAGCCACCCTTTCCAGGTTACTGATGACATCGAGGAAAATAATCCCTGGCGTGGTCAAACAGGCCCCAGCATTGAGTCGGGCCATGTGACTGTTGCGCAGCTGGGTCTCCAACTCGTCAATTTGCTCCTCGTACTTATAGAGGTTGGAGGCCAGGGTCTTGTTATCCGTTTGAAGTACGGAAACAGCTCTTTCCACTAGGGCTAAGACTTGATCCCGCATCAGGACCAATTCCTCCTGAGCCTGTTCAGAAAAGCCTAGCTTAGCCTCAATTTTCTCCAATGCCAATTCACCGATGTTTTCTCCATGGTCGCCAATTCGCTCCAAATCGTTGGCCACATTGAGCATCATGTTAATCATTTCAGATTGCTGGTCGCTAATGGATTGTTTGGAGATGTCCAGTAGGTACTGAATCCCCTCATGCTCCATTTGGTTGACTTCTTGCTCCAGTTGAAAGGCCCGCTGTACAGCCTCATCGTCGTTGTTGAGGACTCCCTCTGCAGCCAAGTGAACGGTTTCCTTGGCAATTTGGCCCATCAGGACGAAGTGCTTTCTAGCCTGCTGGAGGGCAACGGCGGGAGAATGCAAGAATCTACGATCTAGGTAGTGAGGCCTGCTTGGTATCTCAGTTTCACCGGGTATCAGTCTAGTGACCAGAAGTACCAACACCCCGATAAAGGGTAACTGGATTAGGGTGTTGGCAACGTTAAAGCCGGTGTGGGCATTGGCAATTTGCTGCACGATGCTGGTGCTTGAGCGGAGCACTATCGGTACCACCAGCGGGAATATGATTAGAAAGATAATAGTACCGATCACGTTGAACAGCGTATGCATCACTGCAGCGCGGCGAGCTGCCAGCGAGGTACCAATGGAAGCCAGCAAGGCGGTCACTGTAGTACCGATATTGTCGCCAAAAAGGACTGGTAAAGCTGCCTGCAAACTGATGGCGCCTTCCCTTGCCAGTCCCTGGAGAATACCAATGGTGGCCGAGCTGCTTTGCACTATACCCGTTAATCCGATACCGGCTAGGACACCGAGAAAGGGATTTTGGGCAAACCTAGCCGTCAGGTCTGTAAACCACTGCATGTCAGCCAAGGGCTTCATGGAGGTACTCATGGTTGTCATGCCCAGGAACAGCAAGCCAAATCCAACCAGGGCTTGTCCCACGTACCGGGTTCGCTTGTTCTTGCTGAACATGATAAGCAGTACACCCAATGCTGTGGCCGGGAGGGCTGCCTCACTGAGATCCAAAGCAATGATCTGAGCTGTCACCGTAGTTCCAACGTTGGCTCCCATGATCACCCCGGCAGCTTGCCTTAGGGTCATCAGTCCGGCATTGACAAATCCTACAATCATTACCGTGGTGGCGCTGCTGCTCTGGAGGATGGCAGTGACTACAGTTCCCATGATCACTCCCGTGAGGGGATTTCGTGTCAACACCTCCAAGAGCCGGCGTAATCTATCTCCGGCCACTTTTTGGAGTCCATCGGATAGGGTCTGCATTCCATAAAGGAATAGACCAAGGCCTCCAAATACACCAATCAGCATGTCCAAATCCAAAGGAAACTCCCCCATCGTTTCACAAGTTTTCGGAACATTATTGCCCGTAATAGTATAGCACGATCTTCTTGGGGTGTGTGGGATTTTGTTAGTTCATGATGGTGGATGATCCAAAAAATTAACCTTTCCTTCATCCATGAGCAGGTATTGAGACAAGGGATGCCAAAACCTGTTTGTTAAGGAAAGCCGATCCGATGGTGTTATTGAAACGCTTGGGTTTAGGATGGGTTGTAGACAGCCAGATATACCTGGAACTCGTGGTGTGCATCACCGAAGAGCGGGAGTGAGTGAATTTATGACCGAAAAATTGTATCATCGCGATCCCTACCGGATTGAGTTCACGGCGCAGGTGGTAAGTCAGAGGCAAAACGGTGATGGTCTGTGGGAAGTTGAGCTCGATGCAACGGCCCTGTACCCTACTTCTGGGGGACAACCCTATGATGATGGATTTTTGCAGGGGCAACCGGTAATTGAGGTGATTGAAGAGGGGGATACCATTATCCACCTGTTGGAGAATCCTTTGCCTGAAGACGAACGAATTCGGGGCAAGGTGTGTTGGGTGCGACGCTTTGATCACATGCAGCAGCATGCCGGTCAACACATCCTGTCCCAGGCCTGTCTGCAGGTGGCCCGGGCAGAAACGGTAGGCTTTCATCTTAGTGATAACAGTGTTACCATCGATCTCGATGTGCCCCAGTTAACCGCGGGGCAAATCCAGCGGATCGAGGACTTGGCGAACCAGATAGTCACCGAGAATCGCCGGATTGTTGTTCATGTTTTCCCGACGGCCGATGAGATAGATCTGCCCATTCGAAAAAGCGGCAAGGCCGAAAGCGACGTGCGGGTTATCGAGGTGGAGGGTTTTGACTACTCCCCCTGTGGCGGCACCCATCCCCGCAGTACCGGGGAGATTGGTTTGATCAAAATACTGAAGACGGAAAAGGTCAGGGGAAACACCCGGGTTCACTTTGCCTGTGGTCAGAGAGCCCTGGAGGATTATCGGTTTAAGTCTGAGATTATCGATGAAGTGACCGGTTACATGACGATAGGAGCCGAGGATCTTCCCGACATGGTGCGCCACTGGGATGACCAGATTAAGACCTTGAAAAAGCAAGTCAACGAGTTGACATCGTCCCTGCTGAAGTACGAAGCCGAGGCCATCGTGGCAGCCGCCGACAGTGACGGAGTGTATCTCTTGTCCTATCCCGAGCGGGGAGTAGAGGAGTTGCGACAACTGGCCGCGGGGATAGTAGGGTTAGATTCAGCGGCAGTGGTCCTGGCCGGAGTTGCCTCACCCAAGCCCTTTGTGTTGGTGGTGGCGGGAGAGGATAGCGGCATCGATGCCTCTCAGGTCCTTCGGGAGTGTGGTCAGGACTACGGTTGGAAGGGCGGGGGAACGGCCCGGCAGGCTCAAGGGAGAGCTGAGGCGGAGTCTCTGGAGGAAGGGCTGCAGGCCGCCCGTCGTTATATAATTGGTCAGCAAAGATAGGAAGATTGGTATGGCTAATGAGTTCCGGGGGTTTCACAGGCGAGTCAAAAGGGGTATACAGGCGATAGTACTTCCGATGGCAGTTGTCGGTGGCTGGTGGTTGGCCTGTGCCCTGGGGGTTGCGGCTCCCGGGACGATTCCGTCGCCCCAGGAGGTGGTGGAGGGCTTTGTTCGGTTGCTGGACAACGGCCGGTACTGGCAGCATGTGGGAATTAGCCTCTCCCGAGTTTTGGGGGGATTTACCTTGGCGGCGGTGATTGCCGTTCCTGCAGGTATCCTGATTGGGTCTCAGCCCGGGTTTCGCCGGGTGGTATCCCCAACTCTGGAATTTCTCCGCCAGATTCCTCCGGTAGCCTGGGTGCCCCTGTTTATTGTCTGGCTGGGTCTAGGCGAGGCACCGAAGCTGGCGGTAATTGCCTATGCTGCCTTTTTCCCCATATTACTGAATACCGAGATGGCGGTGGCAGGCATTGCCCAGGAGTACGAAGAGGTGGCCGCGAGTTTATGTCTGTCGCCTCGGCGTCGCTGGCGTAAGTTAGTCCTGCCGGCGGCAAGTCTGGGGATTTTCACCGGCCTGCGACTGGGGCTGGGGATGAGTTGGCGAGCCTTGGTGGCAGCGGAGATGTTGGCGGCCTTTTCGGGGCTGGGCTACATGATTATGGCTGCCCGATCTTTGGTCCGGCTGGACGAAATGTTTATTGGTATCCTAAGCATTGGGGTCTTCGGATTGGGAGTGGATTGGGCCGGGAGAAGGCTGCAGACCCGGTTGTTACCTTGGGCGGCGGAGGGGAATAAGGGTGCAGACAAGTAAAGAACAAGCCGTTGCCCCTCGGCCGGTACTGGAGTTTTCCTCTGTTAGAGTGGTTTTTTCCGGTAGAGGTGAGCCTTTACTGGCGGTAGAGGATGTTTCCTTTGCGGTGAACCGGGGAGAAATACTGGCCTTGATGGGACCCAGTGGATGCGGTAAGACCACTTTGCTGCGCCTGGCAGCAGGACTGCAGCGGCCTACCGCGGGGATGGTCACCTTTTGTGGTCGGGAAATTACTGGGCCCGGGCGGCAACGGGGAATAATGTTTCAAGAACCCCGCCTGTTTCCTTGGTTGACAGTTTCTGACAACGTGGCTTTGGGAATGGCGGAAGGAACGGAAGTAGAGAAAGTTGAAGCTCGGATCGATGAGTTGTTGACCCTGATGGGAGTTGCCGACTTCGCTGACCACTATCCTCGGCAGTTGTCCGGGGGAATGGCCCAGCGAGTGGCCTTGGCCCGGGTGTTGGCCATGGAACCTGAGGTGTTGCTCCTCGATGAGCCCTTCTCGGGGCTAGATATAGCTAACCGAGTGATGCTGCAGGACGCCTTGGGGGAAATTGTCCGTCGCCGGGCCCTCAGCGTGGTCATGGTGACCCATAGTGTTGATGAAGCCTTGTACTTAGCCGATCGGGTCTACGTCCTTAGCCCCCGTCCCGGGCGAATTCGCCACTGCTTGCCGGTACCTTTACCCAGGCCCCGGGACCGAGTGGATGCGGCATTGCATCCCTATCGGGCACAGATAACCCAATGGTTGGTGGATGGGGCCCGTCATTTGGATGATTAGTGAATGGCTTCCCAAAGGGGAAGGGGTCACCGGAGAGATTATTGAGCATGAAAAGGAAGGATCGTGGTGATGAAGCTGAACTGGAACAAAACTTTGCTCAGTATAGTAGTTTTACTGGTTCTCTTGGGTAGTGTCGTGGGGGCACAGCCAAGGAAGACAACGCTCAATGTTAGCTATAATCCAATGCCCCTCAACGTGCCCAGTATTGTGGCTAAGGAGAAGAATCTGTTAGAGGATGAGTTGGCTTCCTTGGGAGTTAAGGTCAACTATCGGCAGTTCTTGGCGGGATATCAGATGACCGAGGCAATGGCTGCCGGGGAGCTGGATTTGTCTCCAGTGATGGGAGGAACCTCGACCTTGACCTCGGCCGCAGGCGGTAGAAATCTTCGGATCGTAGCTGCCTATGGAAGATCGCCGGGAGGCTTTGCCCTGGTCACCAAGGCCGACAGTCCCGCCGGGGGAGTTAAGGATCTACTAGGTAAGAGGATTGCTTTGCCGGTAGGTACCGAGGTTCACTACCTTCTGGCTAAGCTCTTGGAGCAAGAGGGTAAGTCCCTGGCTGATGTTGAGGTAGTCAACATGCTGGTTCCCGACGGGGTAAGTGCTCTGATGGGTGGACATGTAGATGCCGCCATGGTGGTCGAACCGGTATTGACTCGGTTGAGCTCCGCCGGACAGATTAAGGTGATTCGCGACGGTGTTGGAGTGTTCTCGGGGATGACCCTGATTACTGCCTCCGATGCCCTGGTTTCCCAACATCCTGAGTTGATTGAGGCCTTTTTGCGGGCCCACAACAGGGCAATCGCTTATATCGAGGCCAATCCCGAGGAAACCCTGGCCTTGGTGGCCGAGGCCACTGGGCTGCCGGAGAACATCGTCCAAAGGATTATGCCCAAGTACACCTTTGATCCCACCCTCGATGAAGGGGCCTTGAGTTCCCTCATGGATACAGCGGATTTTCTCTATGCCCATGAGATTATTCGCAGGCCAGTGGATGTAGAGGCTCTCCTGTGGCGATAGACCCGCAAAGGGAATCAAAGAAACTGAAATGAGAGGAAGGCAGCTTCTTTCTTGGAGGAAGCAGTCTTCCTCTTTTTTTGCCCGAGGCGATGGGTGGGCATACTAAATCCTTGAACCAACAATGTAGAGGGAGTGGAAGCTTCATGGATAGTGCGCTGCTGGCTTTGGCTATTGCCTTTCTCTCGGGGATGACGATGGCAGTACAGGGAACGTTAAACTCCGCCTTAGGTCAAGTGACGGGGTTGTGGGAGGCAACCTTGATCGTTCAGGGGGTGGGTTTGGCAGTGGCTGGGGTGTTGGTCTTTCCCCTGGGAACCGGTAGTTTGGCCAAGGCGGTACAGGCCCCTTGGTATACATGGCTGGGCGGGGCTCTAGGGGTGTTGATCGTGTACACCGTAGCCAAAAGCATCCCCAAGGTGGGGGTTGCCCCGGCAACCACCGCGATTATTGTGGGGCAGGTGGGGACAGCCTTTTTGCTAGATCATCTGGGCATTCTCGGTTTGGAAAAAGTCCCCTTTCAATGGTCTAAGGCTTTGGGTTTGCTCTTGTTAGCCGGAGGAGCTTGGCTGCTGTTGCGGCAAGTCCGGTGAGGGGCTGAGCGGTTTACTCCTCCCATTGCTTCATGGTATACT
Above is a genomic segment from Bacillota bacterium containing:
- a CDS encoding ABC transporter permease — encoded protein: MANEFRGFHRRVKRGIQAIVLPMAVVGGWWLACALGVAAPGTIPSPQEVVEGFVRLLDNGRYWQHVGISLSRVLGGFTLAAVIAVPAGILIGSQPGFRRVVSPTLEFLRQIPPVAWVPLFIVWLGLGEAPKLAVIAYAAFFPILLNTEMAVAGIAQEYEEVAASLCLSPRRRWRKLVLPAASLGIFTGLRLGLGMSWRALVAAEMLAAFSGLGYMIMAARSLVRLDEMFIGILSIGVFGLGVDWAGRRLQTRLLPWAAEGNKGADK
- a CDS encoding aliphatic sulfonate ABC transporter substrate-binding protein — encoded protein: MMKLNWNKTLLSIVVLLVLLGSVVGAQPRKTTLNVSYNPMPLNVPSIVAKEKNLLEDELASLGVKVNYRQFLAGYQMTEAMAAGELDLSPVMGGTSTLTSAAGGRNLRIVAAYGRSPGGFALVTKADSPAGGVKDLLGKRIALPVGTEVHYLLAKLLEQEGKSLADVEVVNMLVPDGVSALMGGHVDAAMVVEPVLTRLSSAGQIKVIRDGVGVFSGMTLITASDALVSQHPELIEAFLRAHNRAIAYIEANPEETLALVAEATGLPENIVQRIMPKYTFDPTLDEGALSSLMDTADFLYAHEIIRRPVDVEALLWR
- a CDS encoding ParB N-terminal domain-containing protein, producing the protein MWSLFSRQKPLRSFEEERPKHRAINLRRIGVTPIEVDKIVGSVDRYQDFDVNFQWRWRRPDDRSKRIEAAMMRGEILPPIEVYELKDEYFVLDGHHRVGAAKKLGQAFIDADVHRIIS
- a CDS encoding sugar ABC transporter substrate-binding protein, which encodes MARCKVRVPILILSALFLFLIGQAEVAAQEKITWWHWNSSQYMQQLTPLIQEFEERWSCQVVALEMPWVEIRNRLERAALTQDLDSLPDVISISSQWFSQVAPLGILLDLTDYWKGEGEPYRDVFPGAFELWQDIDGALLAYPFDLDIQALLYNQELFEAAGVALPTEDWMWDDLLEAAVKLTVPAPGSSQPSQYGFTNWYFNWATLVWANGGSLVGTNGALLLSQPQTKGALEFYRQFWSGPVKVVADEEAALAANLRYPPQLWQRGQVAMMPAGSWAPKMWTWNSKEEEYLFDFGVAHFPASPIGRRAVEASGQGVAIIAGSKNVSLSLRFLEFLLEEDVQRLIASVFNQFPVRYSVAFSPAFLESSDGVNKQIFAEAAQYARPMPRTRNWHELWPIVQRHVSRYLRGQVEYEPMLENLAREVQVLEQKR
- a CDS encoding ABC transporter ATP-binding protein translates to MQTSKEQAVAPRPVLEFSSVRVVFSGRGEPLLAVEDVSFAVNRGEILALMGPSGCGKTTLLRLAAGLQRPTAGMVTFCGREITGPGRQRGIMFQEPRLFPWLTVSDNVALGMAEGTEVEKVEARIDELLTLMGVADFADHYPRQLSGGMAQRVALARVLAMEPEVLLLDEPFSGLDIANRVMLQDALGEIVRRRALSVVMVTHSVDEALYLADRVYVLSPRPGRIRHCLPVPLPRPRDRVDAALHPYRAQITQWLVDGARHLDD
- a CDS encoding DMT family transporter, with translation MDSALLALAIAFLSGMTMAVQGTLNSALGQVTGLWEATLIVQGVGLAVAGVLVFPLGTGSLAKAVQAPWYTWLGGALGVLIVYTVAKSIPKVGVAPATTAIIVGQVGTAFLLDHLGILGLEKVPFQWSKALGLLLLAGGAWLLLRQVR
- a CDS encoding Na/Pi cotransporter family protein — translated: MLIGVFGGLGLFLYGMQTLSDGLQKVAGDRLRRLLEVLTRNPLTGVIMGTVVTAILQSSSATTVMIVGFVNAGLMTLRQAAGVIMGANVGTTVTAQIIALDLSEAALPATALGVLLIMFSKNKRTRYVGQALVGFGLLFLGMTTMSTSMKPLADMQWFTDLTARFAQNPFLGVLAGIGLTGIVQSSSATIGILQGLAREGAISLQAALPVLFGDNIGTTVTALLASIGTSLAARRAAVMHTLFNVIGTIIFLIIFPLVVPIVLRSSTSIVQQIANAHTGFNVANTLIQLPFIGVLVLLVTRLIPGETEIPSRPHYLDRRFLHSPAVALQQARKHFVLMGQIAKETVHLAAEGVLNNDDEAVQRAFQLEQEVNQMEHEGIQYLLDISKQSISDQQSEMINMMLNVANDLERIGDHGENIGELALEKIEAKLGFSEQAQEELVLMRDQVLALVERAVSVLQTDNKTLASNLYKYEEQIDELETQLRNSHMARLNAGACLTTPGIIFLDVISNLERVADHASNIGNWIIDYTPTHTSPNLPEHDD